The Pedobacter mucosus genome window below encodes:
- a CDS encoding arginine deiminase family protein, which yields MSEQDQTLKVSVKSEIGRLRKLLIHSPDSGLGKVVPSKAQDWLFEDIVHLDTIRKGEYDYYIKLLMYFLDPEKIKGKLANIDSEKDNRNFYKPNHPDFHNSTAVIEIQNLLSEMLENESIRKKLVAAVCAIEGCTYKVQIELTNTDPKQLAEIFISGTLANDTMIFAPIPNLIFTRDVGTTINNHILLNKPAKKARVRETLLMRYIFFNHPVFEAYRDNILEIPDVTMHFLRPGDEPAFSTTLEGGDVMMVSPNHVLIGCSERTSEHGANEAIKLLFENNVVEKVTVVKIPSKRDYMHLDTVFTQVKRNTWVILNSIAHSPKYNPYEPINFLKEPEKSEATTAIQFTKANPSEPKHFEHVEALLDDISQNDLNSAEPTKIIYSGNNIFPYDSREQWTDSCNLLAIKEGVVLGYDRNDKTVEAFKAAGFSVVDVKDLIQDLESGKADAETMTDTLILMPSAELSRARGGFHCMSLPIFRDDL from the coding sequence ATGAGCGAGCAGGATCAAACCTTAAAAGTGAGCGTAAAATCTGAAATCGGCAGATTGCGGAAGTTGTTAATTCATAGTCCTGATAGTGGTTTGGGCAAGGTTGTTCCTTCAAAAGCGCAGGATTGGCTTTTTGAAGATATTGTTCATTTAGATACCATCCGCAAAGGCGAATATGATTATTACATTAAATTATTGATGTATTTTCTTGATCCCGAAAAGATTAAAGGAAAGCTTGCTAACATAGATTCAGAGAAAGATAATCGTAATTTTTATAAACCAAATCATCCTGATTTTCATAATTCGACTGCCGTAATAGAGATTCAAAATCTGCTGAGTGAGATGTTGGAGAATGAATCCATTAGGAAGAAATTAGTTGCCGCGGTTTGTGCGATAGAAGGATGTACTTATAAGGTTCAAATTGAACTTACGAATACTGATCCAAAGCAGTTAGCAGAGATTTTTATCTCCGGAACACTGGCCAATGATACCATGATTTTTGCACCAATTCCAAATCTTATCTTCACCAGAGATGTTGGAACAACCATTAATAACCACATACTTTTAAATAAACCTGCAAAAAAAGCACGTGTTCGCGAAACGCTTTTAATGCGCTACATCTTTTTCAATCACCCTGTTTTTGAGGCATATAGAGATAACATATTGGAAATTCCTGATGTTACCATGCACTTTTTACGCCCGGGAGACGAGCCTGCTTTTAGCACAACTTTGGAAGGTGGCGATGTGATGATGGTTAGTCCGAACCATGTATTAATTGGTTGTAGCGAGCGCACCTCAGAACATGGCGCTAATGAAGCTATTAAATTATTATTTGAAAATAATGTAGTTGAAAAAGTGACGGTAGTTAAAATTCCAAGTAAAAGAGATTATATGCATTTGGATACCGTTTTTACGCAGGTTAAACGCAATACCTGGGTAATTTTAAATTCTATAGCGCATTCGCCAAAATACAATCCTTACGAGCCGATCAACTTTTTAAAGGAACCTGAAAAGTCAGAAGCAACGACGGCAATTCAATTTACCAAAGCTAATCCAAGTGAACCGAAACATTTTGAACATGTAGAAGCTTTATTGGATGACATTAGTCAGAACGACTTAAATAGCGCCGAGCCAACCAAAATTATTTATAGTGGAAATAATATTTTTCCATATGATTCTAGAGAGCAATGGACTGACTCTTGCAACCTTTTGGCCATAAAAGAAGGTGTTGTTTTAGGATACGATCGTAATGATAAAACAGTCGAAGCTTTTAAGGCCGCAGGATTTAGTGTGGTTGATGTTAAGGATTTAATTCAAGATTTAGAAAGCGGTAAGGCTGATGCAGAAACCATGACAGATACCTTAATTTTAATGCCTTCAGCTGAGCTATCTCGTGCACGTGGTGGATTTCATTGTATGAGTTTGCCTATATTTAGAGACGATTTGTAA
- the argS gene encoding arginine--tRNA ligase: MNFIIAETQKAILELYKEEVAEGVINLQETRKEFEGQVTIVVFPVTKLSKKSPEQTANEIGEYLVQNVTDVTKFNVVKGFLNLSIAESYFLNQFNNEILADDFGVFPANGKKVMVEYSSPNTNKPLHLGHVRNNLLGYSVSELLKAYGYDVVKVNLVNDRGIHICKSMLAWQKWGNGETPESTGLKGDHLVGKYYVIFDKEYKKEIEVLKADGQTEEEAKKNAPLIKDAQIMLQQWEAGDMAVVSLWKTMNEWVYAGFNVTYKNLGVDFDKFYYESNTYLLGKGTVEEGLAKGVFFKKEDGSVWIDLTADGLDQKLVLRADGTSVYITQDLGTAEMKYDDFNMDESIYVVGNEQDYHFKVLFLILEKLGKTWAKGLHHLSYGMVDLPNGKMKSREGTVVDADELIESMVTTAREKTEELGKTNDFSEEEKELLYKNIGLGALKYFLLKVEPKKRLLFNPAESIDFQGNTGPFIQYTYARIKSLLSKADYKFAINDAQFSGISEVELEMILLLAKYPSEIEVAANAYSPASLANYLYELAKVFNKFYHEVPPIVKTEEGQEKQFRLNLCKKTADIIHTGMLILGITSPERM, from the coding sequence ATGAATTTTATTATTGCCGAAACACAGAAAGCCATTCTCGAACTATATAAAGAGGAAGTTGCAGAAGGTGTTATTAATCTCCAAGAAACCCGTAAAGAATTTGAAGGTCAGGTAACAATTGTTGTTTTTCCGGTTACAAAACTATCGAAAAAATCTCCCGAACAAACTGCCAATGAAATTGGCGAATATTTAGTGCAAAATGTAACAGATGTTACCAAGTTCAATGTTGTTAAAGGTTTTTTAAATTTAAGTATAGCCGAAAGTTATTTTCTTAATCAGTTCAATAATGAAATTTTAGCGGATGATTTCGGTGTTTTTCCAGCAAATGGAAAAAAGGTAATGGTAGAATATTCTTCTCCGAATACCAATAAACCACTTCATTTAGGCCATGTTCGTAATAATTTATTAGGCTATTCAGTTTCAGAATTACTTAAAGCTTACGGTTACGACGTTGTGAAGGTCAATTTAGTAAACGATCGCGGTATTCATATTTGCAAATCGATGTTGGCATGGCAAAAATGGGGTAACGGAGAAACACCAGAAAGTACTGGTTTAAAAGGTGATCATTTAGTTGGAAAATACTATGTCATTTTTGATAAAGAATATAAAAAAGAGATTGAAGTATTAAAAGCAGACGGACAAACCGAAGAGGAAGCCAAGAAAAATGCACCATTAATTAAGGATGCGCAAATTATGCTTCAACAATGGGAGGCCGGTGACATGGCCGTTGTTTCACTTTGGAAAACCATGAATGAGTGGGTTTACGCAGGTTTTAACGTTACTTATAAAAACCTGGGGGTTGATTTTGATAAATTTTATTATGAAAGCAATACCTACTTATTAGGAAAAGGAACAGTTGAAGAAGGTTTGGCAAAAGGCGTTTTCTTTAAAAAAGAAGATGGTTCTGTCTGGATTGATCTAACCGCTGATGGCTTAGATCAAAAATTGGTTTTACGTGCTGATGGAACTTCTGTTTACATTACTCAGGATTTAGGGACTGCAGAAATGAAATATGATGATTTTAACATGGACGAATCAATTTATGTGGTTGGGAACGAGCAGGATTATCATTTTAAAGTGCTGTTTTTAATTTTAGAAAAGTTAGGTAAAACATGGGCTAAAGGCTTACATCACCTTTCTTATGGTATGGTTGATTTACCAAACGGTAAAATGAAAAGTCGTGAAGGTACTGTTGTTGATGCTGATGAATTGATCGAAAGCATGGTAACCACCGCCCGAGAGAAAACAGAAGAACTTGGGAAAACTAACGACTTTTCTGAAGAGGAAAAAGAATTGCTTTATAAAAATATAGGTTTGGGTGCTTTAAAATATTTTCTCTTGAAGGTTGAACCTAAAAAGCGTTTATTGTTCAATCCAGCTGAGAGCATTGATTTCCAAGGAAATACTGGACCGTTTATTCAATACACTTATGCAAGGATCAAATCGCTGTTAAGCAAAGCTGATTATAAATTTGCAATTAACGATGCTCAGTTTTCTGGAATATCTGAAGTTGAGCTTGAAATGATCTTATTATTGGCGAAATATCCATCTGAAATTGAAGTTGCAGCGAATGCTTATAGTCCGGCAAGTTTGGCAAATTATTTATATGAGCTGGCTAAAGTATTTAATAAGTTTTATCATGAAGTGCCACCAATTGTTAAAACAGAAGAGGGGCAGGAGAAACAATTTCGTTTAAATTTATGTAAAAAAACAGCCGATATTATTCACACGGGAATGCTGATATTGGGGATAACATCTCCTGAAAGGATGTAA
- a CDS encoding DNA-3-methyladenine glycosylase family protein, which yields MFEKFTLNNFHQICDILAEQDADLKKIIDQFGYPPMWSRPNNFESLVHIILEQQVSLASALAALNKLKEKIKEITPERFLLLTNEELKECYFSRQKTIYVRHLAESLVKGELSLSKLETMDADQVRNKLKTIKGIGDWTVDIYFVMILHHADVFPLGDLAVINALKTVKDLDQKISREAISIFIEPWKPYRTIAAMILWHYYLEGKKSPNKIN from the coding sequence ATGTTTGAGAAGTTCACGTTAAATAATTTCCATCAAATTTGTGATATTTTAGCTGAACAAGATGCTGATCTAAAAAAGATCATTGATCAATTTGGCTATCCACCGATGTGGTCGAGACCAAATAACTTTGAATCTCTAGTTCACATCATTTTAGAACAACAAGTTTCGCTTGCTTCAGCGCTGGCCGCTCTGAACAAGCTAAAGGAAAAGATAAAAGAAATCACTCCTGAAAGGTTTTTACTTCTAACCAATGAAGAACTTAAAGAATGTTATTTCAGTCGGCAGAAAACTATTTATGTAAGGCACCTTGCCGAAAGTTTAGTTAAAGGCGAATTGTCTCTAAGTAAATTAGAAACAATGGATGCTGATCAAGTAAGAAATAAATTGAAAACAATAAAAGGCATAGGAGATTGGACGGTCGATATTTATTTTGTTATGATTCTTCATCATGCAGACGTGTTTCCACTTGGCGATTTAGCAGTAATAAATGCTTTAAAAACGGTTAAAGATCTGGATCAAAAAATAAGTAGGGAAGCCATTTCTATTTTTATTGAACCTTGGAAGCCATACCGAACCATCGCAGCAATGATTCTTTGGCATTATTATCTTGAGGGAAAGAAGTCTCCAAATAAAATAAACTAA
- a CDS encoding AI-2E family transporter, with translation MIDNLPLSVKRSVELLGLIALVTVMVIGRDIIMPLLMAFFISIMLLPVYRFLKRKKMPESLSIVLSILLVALFVSLIIWFFSNQIGMLVKDFPQIKANVTQHINSLSDWISRITHYDDKQQKAFIQDKSDDLMNMGTSLAGGAAVTLSGIFVFIGLLPIYIYLMLFYKDILLRFIFMWFKTDDHPKVKEAIFETESIIKSYLIGLLIQITYMTILLGGILMLIGIKHALLIGVIFAILNLIPYIGALIGNLIGVLLTLTSSQELWPVITVLGVIAFVQFLDNNILMPRIVGSKVKINALFAILGVFIGGSIAGISGMFLALPTVAVLKIIFDRTDSFKQWGVLLGDERPARSPMTFPVFRKKKPVSSKSGTEK, from the coding sequence ATGATTGACAATCTGCCACTATCTGTAAAAAGGTCTGTAGAATTATTAGGCTTAATCGCATTGGTTACCGTAATGGTAATCGGTCGAGACATCATCATGCCCTTGCTAATGGCATTCTTCATCAGCATTATGCTCTTACCGGTTTACAGGTTTCTAAAAAGAAAAAAGATGCCCGAATCGCTATCAATTGTACTTTCCATCTTACTAGTTGCTTTGTTTGTTTCCTTAATTATATGGTTTTTTTCAAATCAGATAGGAATGTTAGTTAAAGATTTTCCCCAAATCAAAGCTAATGTTACACAACATATTAATTCGCTAAGTGATTGGATTAGTCGCATTACGCATTACGATGACAAACAGCAAAAAGCCTTTATTCAAGATAAAAGCGATGATTTAATGAACATGGGAACTTCCCTTGCAGGCGGCGCTGCTGTTACTTTAAGTGGTATTTTTGTTTTCATTGGTTTGCTTCCGATTTACATCTATTTAATGCTTTTTTATAAAGATATATTGTTACGGTTCATCTTTATGTGGTTCAAAACCGACGACCATCCTAAAGTAAAAGAAGCAATTTTCGAAACCGAATCCATCATCAAAAGCTACCTTATTGGCTTGTTGATTCAAATCACCTACATGACGATTTTATTAGGCGGAATATTAATGCTAATCGGCATTAAACATGCTTTATTGATTGGCGTAATCTTCGCAATTTTGAATTTGATTCCATACATAGGCGCTTTAATCGGGAATTTAATTGGCGTTTTATTAACATTAACCTCATCACAGGAGTTATGGCCAGTGATTACCGTTTTAGGCGTAATTGCTTTTGTTCAGTTCCTAGATAATAACATTTTGATGCCGCGTATTGTAGGATCCAAAGTGAAAATTAATGCCTTGTTTGCTATCCTCGGCGTTTTTATTGGAGGAAGCATTGCTGGCATTTCCGGAATGTTTTTAGCCTTACCAACAGTAGCTGTTTTGAAAATCATCTTCGATCGTACTGATTCATTTAAACAATGGGGCGTTTTATTGGGTGATGAACGGCCGGCTAGAAGTCCGATGACATTCCCCGTTTTTAGAAAGAAGAAGCCGGTTTCGAGTAAATCAGGTACAGAAAAGTAG
- the mnmE gene encoding tRNA uridine-5-carboxymethylaminomethyl(34) synthesis GTPase MnmE produces MNNQDTIIALSTPPGSGAIGVIRLSGPDAINLANQVFAGKDLEKQESHTLHFGLLKDGDQLVDEVVAGIFVAPKSYTKENVVEISCHGSNYIIEQIINLLISKGARAAKPGEFTLRAFLNGAFDLSQAEAVADLIASNSKASHDVAMQQMRGGFANELKALREQLIHFASMIELELDFAEEDVEFANRDQLQALVKKISHVLSRLISSFEMGNVIKNGVPIVIAGKPNVGKSTLLNALLNEERAIVSDIAGTTRDTIEDELNIGGIIFRFIDTAGIRDTADIIEALGVERTLEKMKLAKLIIYMADLAQTEAEIEEQVRGLEKLEIPFLILLNKADLLSEQQRIAFAKLNVVFISARDKQGIEELKTTLLEQVNLHHINTSETMITNIRHVEALKQTENALQRVLVNVHNPVTSDFLAMDIKQALHYLGEITGTVTTDDLLENIFTKFCIGK; encoded by the coding sequence ATGAACAATCAAGATACGATTATCGCTTTATCTACGCCTCCGGGTTCGGGTGCCATCGGTGTTATTCGCCTTTCCGGACCTGATGCCATCAACTTAGCAAACCAAGTTTTTGCAGGCAAAGATTTAGAAAAACAAGAAAGTCATACTTTACATTTCGGACTGCTAAAGGATGGAGATCAGCTGGTTGATGAAGTGGTAGCTGGTATTTTTGTGGCGCCAAAATCGTACACAAAAGAGAATGTTGTCGAAATTTCTTGTCATGGTTCTAATTATATTATTGAACAGATTATTAATTTACTAATTAGTAAAGGTGCTCGTGCGGCTAAGCCAGGCGAATTTACTTTGCGTGCTTTCCTTAATGGTGCTTTCGATTTAAGTCAGGCCGAAGCTGTTGCCGATTTAATCGCTTCGAATTCGAAGGCTTCGCATGACGTTGCCATGCAGCAAATGCGTGGCGGTTTTGCAAATGAATTGAAGGCTTTACGAGAACAATTGATTCATTTTGCTTCGATGATTGAGCTTGAACTGGATTTCGCGGAGGAGGATGTGGAGTTTGCAAACCGTGATCAACTTCAGGCTCTGGTTAAAAAAATAAGTCATGTGTTGAGTAGATTAATTTCTTCTTTTGAGATGGGTAACGTAATTAAAAATGGGGTTCCGATTGTAATTGCAGGTAAACCAAATGTTGGGAAATCTACTTTATTAAACGCTTTGTTAAATGAAGAGCGGGCAATTGTATCAGATATTGCCGGTACAACTCGTGATACCATTGAAGATGAGTTGAATATTGGCGGCATCATTTTCCGCTTTATTGATACTGCTGGCATCCGAGATACCGCTGATATTATCGAAGCTTTAGGCGTTGAAAGAACGCTTGAGAAAATGAAATTAGCCAAGCTTATCATCTATATGGCCGATCTTGCGCAAACAGAAGCTGAGATAGAAGAGCAGGTACGGGGCTTGGAAAAGCTTGAAATTCCTTTTTTAATTTTACTAAATAAAGCTGATTTACTGTCTGAACAACAGCGGATTGCATTTGCCAAGCTGAATGTTGTCTTTATTTCCGCCCGTGATAAACAAGGTATTGAAGAGTTGAAAACAACACTTTTGGAACAGGTAAACCTGCATCACATCAATACCAGTGAAACCATGATTACTAATATCCGCCATGTTGAAGCGTTAAAGCAGACTGAAAATGCTCTTCAGCGTGTGTTGGTCAACGTTCATAATCCAGTTACTTCTGATTTCTTAGCGATGGATATTAAACAGGCGCTTCATTACCTTGGAGAGATTACTGGAACAGTAACTACGGATGATCTGTTAGAAAATATTTTTACGAAGTTTTGTATTGGGAAATAG
- a CDS encoding McrB family protein, with the protein MLTYHEYEKVVYDWLIAKRDNDPNFTFSLRKKVGKGLEKDIFIGTEKSKYFATTFWALRIDYPGSSGEATGIIFKLGKIDYSYFIELNQTNKPHNEQNKAVLRVLKEVCSKLPPDLEYAGSDNESNAMFNVKILPTEPVYVDLNLMFTDIDKQLAVFVPIVDEVLANEKSVNPSFIGQRITNEEFSHWNNKLETRVINNTDFFGALLIKLGEVITEKYFDTLRKLIFDLDLEITSEKVYFNYEKDKLIFGIGQRYVLNIENNQFFRLISKNKVSDNGEEFTSEPKAFLTNYPLDFDLQSHYDDLLIGAKETLAITEKSGFFKFDKKDFREMAFRDNNLITIEKQSADPTLNLILFGPPGTGKTYRLQKEYFKHFTVNESSLSRESYLENLINDLNWWQLISIVSLDLGRTKVRHIYEHELIQIKEKLSSSKTVMPTIWGQLQAHTVMDCVNVNVEKRSEPLYFSKDKDSFWSINEGLLRDNFPEGIEILQEYKDFKPRNNKSVKNYEFITFHQSFSYEDFIEGIKPNLTDDSDNSELKYHIEDGIFKRLCKRAESDPKNKYCIFIDEINRGNVSAIFGELITLIESDKRIGNTNELKIQLPYSKDLFGVPKNLYIIGTMNTADRSVESLDTALRRRFSFEEMLPNAELVSPEKMVYDLWLKHADAEWEDEDWLIDEKNLYTLLSSENLLRMSLLKKKEISELLNNKEVNEKIFKEYFDDNCLNLKLILEKINKRLEKLLSRDHTIGHSFFLGITTENDLYSAFYNKIIPLLQEYFFGDYGKMGLVIGSDFVEEIKESEVNLFAIFDYEDRDLLLEKKVYRIKDFKKEISLFISALKKI; encoded by the coding sequence ATGCTCACATATCACGAATACGAAAAAGTTGTGTACGATTGGTTAATAGCCAAACGTGATAATGATCCCAACTTCACCTTTTCACTACGAAAAAAAGTAGGTAAAGGTCTGGAAAAGGATATTTTTATTGGCACAGAAAAGTCTAAATATTTTGCAACCACTTTTTGGGCATTGAGAATAGATTATCCTGGTTCATCTGGTGAGGCAACGGGTATTATATTTAAACTCGGTAAAATCGACTACAGCTACTTTATAGAATTGAATCAAACGAATAAACCGCATAATGAACAAAATAAAGCAGTTTTACGAGTTTTAAAAGAAGTCTGTTCAAAATTACCTCCAGATCTGGAATATGCAGGCTCTGATAATGAGAGTAATGCAATGTTTAACGTGAAAATATTGCCAACTGAACCAGTTTATGTTGATTTGAATTTAATGTTTACTGATATCGATAAGCAGTTAGCTGTATTTGTACCGATAGTTGATGAAGTTTTAGCGAATGAAAAATCTGTCAACCCAAGTTTTATTGGACAAAGAATAACTAATGAGGAATTTAGTCATTGGAATAACAAATTAGAAACTAGGGTAATAAACAATACAGATTTCTTTGGTGCATTATTAATCAAGTTAGGGGAGGTGATAACTGAAAAGTATTTTGATACTCTACGGAAACTTATTTTTGATTTAGACTTAGAGATTACTTCGGAAAAGGTATATTTTAATTATGAAAAAGATAAATTGATCTTCGGGATTGGACAACGTTATGTATTAAATATCGAAAACAATCAGTTCTTTAGACTGATTTCGAAAAACAAAGTATCAGATAATGGTGAAGAATTTACATCTGAACCAAAAGCTTTTCTTACAAATTATCCTCTAGATTTCGATCTCCAATCGCATTATGATGATTTATTAATTGGGGCAAAAGAAACACTAGCGATAACAGAGAAAAGTGGATTTTTTAAGTTTGATAAAAAGGATTTTCGTGAAATGGCTTTTAGAGATAATAATTTAATCACTATAGAAAAGCAATCAGCGGACCCAACACTGAATTTAATTTTATTTGGACCTCCAGGAACAGGCAAGACTTACAGATTACAAAAGGAATATTTTAAACATTTTACAGTAAATGAATCTTCATTAAGCAGAGAGTCATATTTAGAGAATTTGATAAATGACTTAAATTGGTGGCAATTGATCAGTATTGTATCATTAGATTTAGGGAGAACAAAAGTCAGGCATATTTATGAACATGAATTAATTCAAATTAAAGAAAAGTTATCGTCGTCAAAAACAGTAATGCCAACAATTTGGGGTCAGCTACAGGCTCATACAGTAATGGACTGTGTAAATGTTAACGTTGAAAAAAGATCCGAACCTCTTTATTTTTCAAAAGATAAAGATTCTTTTTGGAGTATTAATGAGGGATTACTAAGAGATAATTTTCCAGAGGGAATTGAAATTTTACAAGAATATAAAGATTTTAAACCTCGAAATAATAAATCTGTAAAGAATTACGAATTTATAACCTTTCATCAATCTTTTAGCTATGAAGATTTTATTGAAGGAATCAAACCAAATTTAACAGATGACTCGGATAATAGCGAATTGAAATATCATATTGAGGATGGTATTTTTAAACGTCTATGTAAGCGTGCAGAGAGCGATCCTAAGAATAAATACTGCATATTTATTGATGAAATAAATCGTGGAAATGTATCAGCTATTTTTGGTGAGCTGATTACATTAATTGAAAGTGATAAACGCATAGGAAACACAAATGAATTAAAGATCCAATTACCATATTCAAAAGACCTATTTGGAGTTCCTAAAAATCTTTACATTATAGGCACGATGAATACCGCTGATCGAAGTGTAGAATCTTTGGACACTGCTTTAAGACGCCGGTTTAGCTTTGAAGAAATGTTGCCGAATGCTGAGCTAGTGTCTCCAGAGAAAATGGTCTATGATCTATGGTTGAAACATGCAGATGCCGAATGGGAAGATGAAGATTGGCTTATAGATGAAAAAAACTTGTACACTTTACTAAGCTCAGAAAATCTATTAAGGATGAGTTTACTAAAGAAAAAGGAGATTTCGGAACTGTTGAATAACAAAGAAGTTAATGAAAAAATTTTTAAAGAATACTTTGATGATAATTGTTTGAACCTTAAATTGATTTTAGAGAAGATAAATAAAAGATTAGAAAAGCTTTTAAGTAGAGATCACACTATTGGTCATTCTTTCTTTTTAGGCATCACCACCGAAAATGATTTGTATAGCGCATTTTATAATAAAATCATTCCTTTATTACAAGAATACTTTTTTGGAGATTATGGAAAGATGGGTCTAGTAATAGGCTCAGATTTTGTTGAAGAGATCAAAGAAAGTGAAGTTAATTTATTCGCAATTTTTGATTATGAAGATAGAGATTTGCTTTTGGAGAAAAAAGTTTATAGAATAAAAGACTTTAAAAAGGAAATAAGTTTATTTATTAGTGCACTAAAAAAAATATAG
- a CDS encoding McrC family protein, whose translation MFTIKVFEHQTIKAGEELMFYKGTERKFEKLDEKYINALWKMYDEKKRPFFTPTRGGIKFCEWVGVIKVLDLTLEILPKADKILNFNDENEHNKWQNILVDMLRVCRSLDTPSVSDASLKLKSNAILDLYIERFINEVNFLLHAGFIKKYRKEETNSTALKGRLLLQKHIIKNLVHKELFYISKNTYDKDHILNQILAKAIKILPLICNNQYLISECYQLKLNFPEVRDIKIDSSIFDNLDFDRKSDPYKSAIQIAKLLLLNYRPDVSSGSSHSIAILFDMNKLWEEYIYRMLQQANDGTLVIHSQRSTKFWNHLNTHRYLKPDIVIEKTNDANEKEYVVIDTKWKNIYSQVKNVSMDDLRQMFAYHYYFDAAKCYLLFPGTENLENGNFTNQSYFKKNNLGDKACGIIISKAWVIKEKKGYLNKDIGINILKSLNLLN comes from the coding sequence ATGTTCACAATTAAAGTTTTTGAACATCAAACGATTAAAGCTGGCGAAGAGTTGATGTTTTACAAAGGCACTGAAAGAAAATTTGAGAAACTTGACGAGAAATACATTAATGCGTTATGGAAAATGTACGATGAAAAAAAACGTCCCTTCTTTACGCCCACACGTGGTGGAATAAAATTTTGTGAATGGGTTGGGGTAATAAAAGTTTTAGATTTAACATTAGAAATACTTCCAAAAGCTGATAAAATTTTAAATTTTAATGATGAAAACGAACATAACAAATGGCAAAATATTCTAGTTGATATGTTACGGGTTTGTCGCTCGTTAGACACGCCCTCAGTTTCTGACGCTTCTCTTAAATTAAAAAGCAACGCTATTCTTGATTTATATATCGAGCGATTCATTAACGAGGTAAACTTCTTACTTCACGCTGGCTTTATTAAAAAATATAGAAAAGAAGAAACAAATAGCACTGCATTAAAAGGAAGATTGTTATTACAAAAGCATATCATCAAAAATCTTGTCCACAAAGAGCTGTTTTATATATCTAAAAATACTTATGATAAGGATCATATTCTAAATCAAATTCTTGCCAAAGCAATTAAAATTTTACCCCTAATTTGTAACAATCAGTATTTGATCTCAGAATGTTACCAATTGAAACTTAATTTTCCTGAAGTCAGAGATATTAAGATAGATAGCTCAATTTTTGATAATTTGGATTTTGATAGAAAATCTGACCCATATAAATCTGCAATTCAGATAGCCAAGTTATTACTGCTTAACTACAGACCAGACGTAAGCTCAGGCTCTTCTCATTCTATAGCAATTCTATTCGATATGAATAAATTATGGGAAGAATATATCTACAGGATGCTTCAACAAGCAAACGATGGTACGCTAGTTATTCATAGTCAGCGATCCACTAAATTCTGGAATCATCTAAATACTCATCGATATTTGAAGCCCGATATTGTAATTGAAAAAACAAATGACGCAAATGAAAAAGAATACGTTGTTATAGATACGAAATGGAAAAATATTTATAGTCAAGTAAAAAATGTGAGTATGGATGATCTAAGACAAATGTTTGCTTACCATTATTACTTTGATGCTGCTAAATGTTATTTATTATTTCCAGGCACCGAAAATTTAGAGAACGGAAATTTCACTAATCAGAGTTATTTTAAGAAAAACAATTTAGGAGATAAAGCTTGTGGAATAATTATATCAAAAGCTTGGGTAATCAAGGAAAAGAAAGGATATTTAAATAAAGATATTGGAATAAATATATTGAAATCTTTAAATTTGCTAAATTAA